One Cuculus canorus isolate bCucCan1 chromosome 1, bCucCan1.pri, whole genome shotgun sequence DNA segment encodes these proteins:
- the HSP90B1 gene encoding endoplasmin: MESADWRRRPRSRPPRAPHWPRLWRGASRLARGGAAPPAASLIKAEGGARGRSGELGGGGDRWLGQRGRLRPLSLAIAMKSGWGIALACALLLAVSVRADEVDVDGTVEDDLGKSREGSRTDDEVVQREEEAIQLDGLNASQIKEIREKSEKFAFQAEVNRMMKLIINSLYKNKEIFLRELISNASDALDKIRLISLTDENALAGNEELTVKIKCDKEKNMLHVTDTGIGMTKEELVKNLGTIAKSGTSEFLNKMTEMQNDGQSTSELIGQFGVGFYSAFLVADRVIVTSKHNNDTQHIWESDSNEFSVINDPRGNTLGRGTTITLVLKEEASDYLELDTVKNLVKKYSQFINFPIYVWSSKTETVEEPIEEEEAEAKEKEETDDDEAAVEEEEEEKKPKTKKVEKTVWDWELMNDIKPIWQRPSKEVEEDEYKAFYKTFSKEHDDPMAYIHFTAEGEVTFKSILFVPNSAPRGLFDEYGSKKSDFIKLYVRRVFITDDFHDMMPKYLNFVKGVVDSDDLPLNVSRETLQQHKLLKVIRKKLVRKTLDMIKKIAEEKYNDTFWKEFGTNVKLGVIEDHSNRTRLAKLLRFQSSHHESNLTSLDQYVERMKEKQDKIYFMAGASRKEAESSPFVERLLKKGYEVIYLTEPVDEYCIQALPEFDGKRFQNVAKEGVKFEESEKSKENREALEKEFEPLLNWMKDKALKDKIEKAVISQRLTESPCALVASQYGWSGNMERIMKAQAYQTGKDISTNYYASQKKTFEINPRHPLIKDMLRRVKENEDDKTVSDLAVVLFETATLRSGYMLPDTKEYGDRIERMLRLSLNIDLDAKVEEEPEEPEDAAEEAEQDEEEVDADTEDSETQKESTDVKDEL, encoded by the exons CCTGCGGCCGCTCTCTCTTGCAATCGCCATGAAGTCAGGGTGGGGAATTGCGCTGGCGTGTGCGCTGCTCCTGGCCG TATCGGTTAGGGCTGACGAGGTGGATGTGGATGGAACCGTGGAAGATGACTTGGGTAAAAGCAGAGAAGGGTCTCGAACAGACGATGAAGTTGTTCAGAG agaggaggaagctaTCCAACTAGATGGCCTGAATGCATCCCAGAtcaaagaaatcagagaaaaatctgagaAGTTTGCATTTCAAGCGGAAGTGAACAGAATGATGAAACTTATTATCAACTCtttatataaaaacaaagaG ATTTTCCTCAGGGAGCTGATTTCAAATGCTTCAGATGCTTTAGATAAGATACGGTTAATATCCTTAACTGATGAAAATGCTCTTGCTGGTAATGAAGAACTCACAGTTAAAATCAAG tgtGATAAAGAGAAGAACATGCTTCATGTTACGGATACGGGTATTGGCATGACAAAAGAAGAATTAGTTAAAAACCTGGGTACCATTGCAAAGTCTGGTACAAGTGAATTCTTAAACAAAATgactgaaatgcagaatgatGGCCAGTCAACATCTGAGTTAATCGGCCAGTTTGGTGTTGGCTTTTATTCTGCCTTCTTAGTAGCAGACAGGGTTATTGTCACATCAAAACACAACAATGATACTCAGCATATTTGGGAGTCAGATTCAAATGAATTCTCTGTGAttaatgatccaagaggaaacaCTTTAGGACGTGGCACAACTATAAC tctTGTCTTGAAGGAGGAAGCATCTGATTATCTCGAGCTGGATACTGTTAAAAATCTAGTGAAGAAATACTCCCAGTTCATAAATTTCCCTATATATGTGTGGAGCAGCAAG ACAGAGACTGTTGAAGAGCCCATTGaagaggaagaggcagaggcaaaggagaaagaagaaacgGATGATGATGAAGCTGCAgttgaagaagaggaggaagaaaagaaaccaaaaaccAAGAAG GTTGAAAAGACTGTCTGGGATTGGGAGCTCATGAATGACATAAAACCAATCTGGCAGAGACCATCTAAAGAAGTTGAAGAAGATGAATACAAAGCTTTTTACAAAACCTTTTCCAAG GAACATGATGACCCAATGGCTTATATCCACTTCACTGCTGAGGGGGAAGTGACTTTCAAATCTATCTTGTTCGTTCCTAATTCTGCTCCACGTGGTCTGTTTGATGAATATGGAtcaaaaaaaagtgatttcatTAAG TTGTATGTTCGAAGAGTGTTCATCACTGATGACTTCCATGACATGATGCCCAAATACCTTAACTTTGTTAAGGGTGTT GTGGATTCTGATGATCTTCCTTTGAATGTATCTCGTGAAACACTTCAGCAGCATAAATTGTTAAAG GTGATCAGAAAGAAACTTGTGCGCAAAACTCTTGATATGATCAAGAAAATcgcagaagaaaaatacaatgaCACATTCTGGAAAGAGTTTGGTACTAATGTAAAGCTTGGAGTTATTGAGGATCACTCCAATCGTACACGGCTGGCTAAACTTCTTCGTTTCCAGTCTTCTCATCATGAAAGTAACCTTACGAGCCTTGACCAGTAtgtggaaagaatgaaagagaagcaagacaaaatttatttcatgGCAGGTGCCAGCAGAAAGGAG GCTGAGTCCTCACCATTTGTTGAACGTCTTCTGAAAAAGGGCTACGAAGTGATCTATCTGACCGAACCTGTAGATGAATACTGTATTCAGGCTCTGCCAGAGTTTGATGGCAAGAGGTTTCAGAATGTAGCAAAAGAAGGAGTTAAGtttgaagaaagtgaaaagtCTAAGGAGAATCGGGAAGCCTTGGAAAAGGAATTTGAGCCACTCTTAAACTGGATGAAAGACAAAGCTCTGAAAGACAAG attGAAAAAGCTGTGATATCTCAGCGTTTAACTGAGTCTCCCTGCGCTCTTGTGGCTAGTCAGTATGGATGGTCTGGTAACATGGAAAGAATCATGAAGGCTCAAGCTTATCAAACTGGAAAGGATATATCGACAAA CTACTATGCTAGCCAGAAGAAGACATTTGAAATAAACCCCAGGCATCCACTGATTAAAGACATGCTGAGGCGGGTCAAG GAAAATGAAGATGACAAAACCGTTTCAGATCTTGCAGTGGTATTGTTTGAAACTGCAACTTTGAGATCAGGATATATGTTACCAGACACTAAGGAATATGGAGACAGAATAGAAAGAATGCTTCGTTTAAGTTTAAACATTGACCTGGATGCAAAG GTGGAGGAGGAACCTGAAGAGCCTGAAGATGCAGCTGAGGAGGCAGAGCAAGATGAAGAGGAGGTGGATGCTGATACTGAAGACAGTGAAACACAAAAG GAATCCACAGATGTGAAAGATGAACTGTAA